One Drechmeria coniospora strain ARSEF 6962 chromosome 01, whole genome shotgun sequence genomic region harbors:
- a CDS encoding exocyst complex component Sec5 → MADFERTILEFYQLPTPYPVEWPAEKEGGGAYYSSGDEENGTKHRRRRSRYQALESAVHDRRSVVSGVEDIGNLVQQDEPDPLGTSDSVVQSLTSMGLPLQDDLRMRNRFLLSSTTFSPALFLSQMHANADTRSLHQGLDVLSQSIDQKSASLKVLVETNFERFVRAKATIDNVYKEMKFRGIDPNQPRGPRHVRHASRGSVLAGSVGSPLNRLSSDGRMKNALIKESDYGVMGIKTPLLDVSAKAEDVWGPALGGREMEGHLRTVSDQLDQFREYVELSASVSESINRNDYKALVESYHRARSFADEARVMSQQLRGESPADVQLYQMVIAGRMWHDVDQQIQAFKKDVWKKLILLPTLPKPENLEDPHMDIIGFLLELGVEGNPIWVWLLAKYDHIKSKIQTTADRSKVEIEVLRRRLANNDKPAPQTVAVHMRSIGRQPAGGKQLALDTVDIVELWEKMLAFITNLYSPQGVLGDLVEFWQAAQGFVDGKTQKQLPVGYNGESRVHHKLSQQVVSDLDKAIVELVELLRDHVFAFFADLPPEDVSLLFSPLPPMTPSSPTPPGGFTPTALRDPRFNFDPSNPPPQSPKRGEQWEKLAFWPPWSNSVSGVQYLSQMLALVGSAASEMASLRPVASGKPRLLDDLKSLVGVSRERCVTALCAAWNRDAENIKFVEDWQRSPEAGDVTRMPQIFSAFEGALLSGMQKILYIPDAMEKPGARNIVQPPSTKLLQMVRSQYVTTLYKALSGMVENAERSLKKDDDEWAAESPGAWQSLGAALQEAGNNTLDAGDRNIRMLLTLSNLQALRSQVVPSLNLQFENAFSVKLTDEAKTIRDVLGQIDSRLFQSFTKQSVDKVREIVQAGLTPSDWCPPPNDRPRSAKPYVYEALLTLVLVHSQLATTAPSLTPQVLSFLLEQTSLQLLDTFRLRPRYSLEALMQATLDVEFLAQTLSHYTTDRASELQSQIYQELDSRTDNDARARLQNELPEMRSMLKKLRDASKNEFACFKRPKRQAQTKTDASVDSPSVMLQSNNKGRKYNTVQYPHLPASSSSTWYGP, encoded by the exons ATGGCCGACTTTGAGCGGACCATTCTTGAATTCTACCAGCTTCCCACACCATACCCTGTAGAGTGGCCGGCGGaaaaggagggggggggagcctATTACTCGTctggcgacgaggaaaatGGGACCAAGCACCGGCGACGAAGGTCGCGGTACCAGGCCCTCGAGTCGGCCGTCCATGATCGGCGGAGCGTTGTGTCGGGTGTCGAAGACATTGGCAACTTGGTTCAGCAAGACGAGCCCGATCCCCTCGGCACATCCGATAGCGTCGTCCAGTCGTTGACGAGCATGGGCCTGCCTCTGCAAGATGACCTGCGCATGC GAAACCGCTTCTTGCTCTCCTCCACCACCTTCTCTCCCGCCCTCTTTCTCTCCCAGATGCACGCCAATGCCGACACCCGAAGCCTCCACCAGGGCCTCGATGTCCTATCCCAGTCGATCGATCAGAAGTCGGCTTCGCTCAAGGTCCTCGTCGAGACCAACTTTGAGCGCTTCGTCAGGGCCAAGGCGACGATTGATAACGTCTACAAGGAGATGAAGTTTCGCGGCATCGACCCGAACCAACCTCGAGGCCCCCGCCACGTTCGCCATGCCAGCCGAGGCagcgtcctcgccggcagcgtcggcagcCCCTTGAACAGGCTCTCGTCCGACGGCCGGATGAAGAACGCGCTCATAAAGGAGAGCGACTACGGCGTCATGGGCATAAAGACACCCCTGCTGGACGTCTCCGCCAAGGCAGAGGACGTCTGGGGGCCCGCCCTCGGGGGCCGGGAAATGGAGGGCCATCTTCGGACCGTCTCCGACCAGCTCGATCAGTTCAGGGAATACGTTGAGCTCAGCGCCTCCGTCTCGGAAAGCATCAACCGGAACGACTACAAAGCCCTGGTCGAAAGCTACCATCGCGCCCGCtccttcgccgacgaggcccgcgTCATGTCGCAGCAGCTGCGCGGCGAATCGCCTGCCGACGTTCAGCTCTACCAGATGGTCATCGCCGGCCGCATGTGGCATGACGTCGACCAACAGATACAGGCCTTCAAGAAGGATGTCTGGAAGAAGCTCATCTTGCTGCCGACGCTGCCCAAGCCGGAAAACTTGGAGGATCCACACATGGACATCATCGGCttcctgctcgagctcggcgtcgagggcaacCCGATATGGGTTTGGCTTCTGGCCAAGTACGATCACATCAAGAGCAAGATACAGACCACCGCCGATCGTTCCAAGGTCGAAATCGAAGTCTTGCGCCGTCGACTGGCCAACAATGACAAGCCGGCACCGCAAACCGTTGCCGTTCACATGCGCTCCATTGGTCGACAACCCGCGGGCGGTAAACAGCTGGCGTTGGACACCGTTGACATTGTCGAGCTGTGGGAGAAGATGCTAGCCTTCATAACCAATCTCTACTCCCCCCAGGGTGTGCTCGGCGATCTGGTCGAGTTTTGGCAGGCGGCACAGGGCTTCGTCGATGGCAAAACGCAAAAGCAGCTACCGGTAGGCTACAATGGCGAGTCTCGCGTTCACCACAAGCTCTCGCAGCAAGTCGTGTCCGATCTCGACAAAGCCATCGTGGAGCTGGTCGAACTCCTCCGTGACCATGTCTTtgccttcttcgccgaccTGCCACCCGAAGATGTCTCCCTTCTCTTTTCGCCACTGCCCCCGATGACGCCCAGTTCGCCAACGCCCCCTGGTGGGTTCACCCCGACCGCTCTCCGCGACCCACGGTTCAACTTCGACCCCAGCAACCCCCCGCCGCAATCCCCCAAGAGAGGCGAGCAGTGGGAGAAGCTGGCTTTTTGGCCGCCGTGGTCGAACTCGGTCAGCGGCGTGCAGTACCTGTCCCAGATGCTCGCCCTGGTAGGATCGGCGGCGTCTGAGATGGCAAGCCTCCGACCCGTGGCATCGGGCAAGCCCCGGTTGCTCGACGATCTGAAatccctcgtcggcgtctcgAGGGAAAGGTGCGTCACGGCTCTTTGCGCCGCCTGGAACCGTGACGCGGAGAACATCAAGTTTGTCGAGGACTGGCAGAGGTCGCCGGAAGCAGGCGACGTGACGCGAATGCCTCAAATCTTCTCGGCTTTTGAGGGCGCTCTGCTGTCGGGCATGCAGAAGATCCTCTACATCCCAGACGCCATGGAGAAGCCGGGCGCGAGGAACATTGTCCAGCCTCCGTCGACCAAGCTCCTGCAGATGGTGCGAAGCCAGTACGTCACCACGCTATACAAGGCTCTCAGTGGCATGGTGGAAAACGCCGAGCGGTCGTTGaagaaggacgacgacgagtgggCAGCGGAGTCGCCGGGCGCCTGGCAGAGTCTCGGCGCGGCGTTGCAGGAGGCGGGAAATAACACACTGGACGCCGGAGATCGT AACATCAGGATGCTGTTGACGCTGAGCAACCTCCAGGCGCTTCGGTCCCAAGTCGTGCCAAGCCTAAACCTGCAGTTCGAGAACGCTTTCTCCGTCAAGCTCACAgacgaggccaagacgaTCCGTGACGTCCTTGGGCAGATCGACTCCCGACTCTTCCAGTCCTTTACCAAGCAGTCGGTCGACAAGGTGCGCGAAATCGTCCAGGCGGGGCTGACACCGTCCGACTGGTGCCCTCCCCCCAACGATCGGCCGCGATCGGCCAAGCCGTACGTCTACGAGGCCCTGCTcacgctcgtgctcgtccacTCCCAActggccacgacggcaccgtctcTCACGCCCCAGGTTCTCTCTTTCCTGCTCGAGCAGACGTCTCTCCAGCTCCTTGACACCTTCCGCTTGCGCCCGCGGTACTCGCTTGAGGCCCTGATGCAGGCCACACTCGACGTCGAGTTTCTCGCCCAGACGCTGAGCCACTACACGACCGACCGCGCATCAGAGCTACAGAGCCAAATTTATCAAGAGCTCGACAGCCGCACCGACAACGACGCGCGCGCGAGGCTGCAGAATGAGCTGCCTGAGATGCGTAGCATGCTCAAGAAGTTACGTGATGCGAGCAAGAACGAGTTTGCATGCTTCAAGAGGCCGAAGCGACAGGCCCAGACCAAGACAGACGCCTC GGTAGATTCACCGTCTGTCATGCTGCAAAGCAATAACAAGGGCCGAAAATACAATACGGTCCAGTACCCCCATCTgccggccagcagcagcagcacctgGTACGGACCGTAA
- a CDS encoding DUF300 domain protein yields the protein MSDGGTGQKLTFATTVVAGVASLAATLLSVVSIWLQAKNYRKPLLQRYVIRILLMVPIYSISSWTSMVSLTTAAFLDPIRDIYEAFTIYTFFQLLINYVGGERSLIIMTHGRAPVHHLWPMNHVCRKVDISDPYTFLWIKRGILQYAWLKPILALAAIIMKATGTYQEGFIGATSGYLWSGIIYNVSVSVCLYSLGLFWVCMHHDLKPFRPVPKFLCIKLIIFASYWQGFFLSILVWTGAIPDDVEGYTRDNLAAAIQDALICVEMPAFAVAHWYAFSWHDFADNRVLSARMPLNYALRDAFGARDLIEDTKQTFRGSGYGYRAFDSGDKVMAHQDSKSRIARLREGMRYERGGKGKYWIPRPGEVNSTAPLLRSTDGESSTQPDQLNEHAHGTFDEPELDRGDEELFESARQLEHGDWNYPVIVANEPLRSMYSPPWATPAPRSPSTTVSTLAPDPNRTESAVEPQAVVPVKKRKKKKAKAVVKHPEPDPFSLGLGQGPPAPAAVEQNEVGEEGEGGGGTAEEAVQEVGHEAEASGQTRSYHVPDSDEFRNVWDGDR from the exons ATGTCCGACGGTGGGACGGGCCAGAAGCTTACATTTGCCACGACTGTGGTAGCCGGAGTCGCTTCCCTCGCGGCAACGTTATTGTCCGTCGT TTCGATATGGCTCCAGGCTAAGAATTATCGCAAGCCGCTGCTGCAGCGATACGTGATCCGCATCCTGCTCATGGTGCCCATCTATTCGATTTCGTCCTGGACCAGCATGGTGtcgttgacgacggccgcgttTCTCGACCCGATCCGTGACATCTACGAGGCGTTTACGATTTATACATTTTTCCAACTGCTCATAAACTACGTTGGTGGAGAGCGATCATTGATCATCATGACGCATGGGCGAGCTCCCGTCCATCATCTGTGGCCGATGAATCACGTCTGCCGCAAGGTCGACATCTCGGACCCTTACACATTCCTCTGGATAAAGCGCGGCATCCTGCAGTATGCCTGGCTGAAGCCTATCCTCGCCCTTGCGGCCATCATCATGAAGGCTACCGGCACCTACCAGGAGGGTTTCATCGGGGCGACGTCCGGCTACCTCTGGAGCGGCATCATCTACAACGTCAGCGTGTCTGTCTGCCTGTACTCGCTGGGCTTGTTCTGGGTCTGCATGCACCACGACCTGAAGCCTTTCCGGCCAGTGCCCAAGTTTCTGTGCATCAAGCTCATCATCTTTGCCTCCTACTGGCAGGGATTCTTCCTCTCGATTCTCGTCTGGACCGGGGCCATcccggacgacgtcgagggctaCACGAGAGACAATCTCGCGGCGGCGATACAAGACGCGCTGATCTGCGTGGAGATGCCTGCTTTTGCCGTCGCTCATTGGTACGCGTTCTCGTGGCACGATTTTGCCGACAACAGGGTCCTTTCGGCGCGCATGCCGCTCAACTACGCTTTGAGGGACGCCTTTGGCGCTCGAGACTTGATCGAGGACACGAAGCAAACGTTTCGGGGCAGCGGCTACGGCTACCGAGCTTTCGACTCCGGGGATAAAGTCATGGCCCATCAAGACTCCAAGTCGAGGATCGCGAGACTGCGAGAAGGCATGCGTTATGAGAGGGGCGGTAAAGGCAAGTACTGGATACCTCGGCCGGGAGAGGTGAATTCAACGGCGCCCCTGCTGCGATCGACGGACGGCGAGAGCTCGACCCAGCCGGATCAGTTGAACGAGCACGCCCACGGGACGTTTGACGAACCTGAGCTGGACAGGGGTGACGAGGAGTTGTTCGAATCTGCTCGGCAGCTCGAGCACGGAGATTGGAAC TATCCCGTGATCGTGGCCAATGAACCGTTGCGGTCCATGTATTCGCCGCCTTGGGCGACACCTGctcctcgctcgccctcCACCACCGTCTCCACCTTAGCCCCAGACCCCAATCGGACGGagtccgccgtcgagccgcaGGCGGTGGTGCCTGTcaagaagaggaagaagaagaaggcgaaAGCGGTGGTCAAGCACCCGGAACCAGACCCCTTCAGCCTGGGCCTCGGTCAAGGGCCACCCGCTCCGGCAGCCGTAGAGCAGAATGAGGTGGGTGAGGAGGGTGAGGGGGGTGGTGGTACGGCAGAAGAGGCGGTGCAAGAGGTGGGGCACGAGGCGGAAGCGTCTGGGCAGACACGGTCATACCATGTGCCCGACAGTGACGAGTTCCGAAACGTTTGGGACGGCGATCGATAA